One Glycine max cultivar Williams 82 chromosome 3, Glycine_max_v4.0, whole genome shotgun sequence DNA window includes the following coding sequences:
- the LOC102663946 gene encoding uncharacterized protein yields MAPEDMEKTTFFILWGTFCYKVMSFGLKNVGATYQWAMVGLFHDMMHKEIEVYVDDMVIKGSALVDYLAQQPINDYQPIHPKFPDEDIMTLFEEEVQDEDRDKWIVWFDGVSNAPGNGVGAVLVSPDEQYIPFMAMLGFDCTNNIAEYELKGEWETRDHKLVPYQAYIRKLIEFFDDMSFHHIPREENQMADALATLASMFQLSPHKDLPYIEF; encoded by the exons atggcaccggaGGACATGGAGAAGACGACCTTCTTCATCCTATGGGGAACtttctgctacaaagtgatgtcTTTTGGGCTCAAGAACGTTGGGGCAACTTACCAATGGGCTATGGTAGGGttattccacgacatgatgcacaaagagattgaggtctacgtggatgacATG GTGATAAAGGGGAGTGCCTTGGTAGATTACCTGGCTCAACAGCCCATCAACGACTACCAGCCTATACATCCAAAATTCcctgatgaggacatcatgaccttgtttgaGGAGGAAGTACAGGATGAAGATAGagacaaatggattgtgtgGTTTGACGGCGTGTCTAATGCACCAGGCAATGgagttggggcagtattggtttCCCCTGACGAACAATATATACCTTTCATGGCTATGTTGGGTTTCGACTGCACAAACAACATAGCTGAGTATGAG CTGAAGGGTGAATGGGAGACCAGAGACCATAAATTGGTGCCTTACCAGGCTTACATCAGGAAGTTGATAGAGTTCTTTGATGACATGTCCTTTCACCATATTCCTAGAGAGGAAAATCAGATGGCCGACGCCCTTGCCACACTAGCGTCCATGTTTCAGCTAAGCCCACACAAAGATTTGCCATACATTGAATTCTAA